In a single window of the Xylanimonas protaetiae genome:
- a CDS encoding GntR family transcriptional regulator, translated as MIVHVDPASPVPVFEQLRGQIERLVVAGTLAPGTPLPTIRDLATDLGLARGTVARVYDELARDGLVETQGRRGTRVLGPGRRRPDDAALAAAADAFAVVLRQLGADDAAGHAALDAALAALGPQVPAG; from the coding sequence GTGATCGTCCACGTCGACCCGGCCTCCCCGGTCCCGGTCTTCGAGCAGCTGCGCGGGCAGATCGAGCGCCTCGTCGTCGCGGGCACCCTCGCGCCCGGCACACCGCTGCCGACCATCCGCGACCTCGCCACGGACCTCGGCCTCGCGCGCGGCACGGTGGCCCGCGTCTACGACGAGCTCGCCCGCGACGGCCTGGTCGAGACGCAGGGCCGCCGCGGCACGCGCGTGCTCGGCCCGGGCCGCCGCAGGCCCGACGACGCGGCGCTCGCCGCCGCGGCCGACGCGTTCGCCGTCGTCCTGCGTCAGCTCGGCGCCGACGACGCCGCGGGGCACGCGGCGCTCGACGCCGCCCTGGCCGCGCTCGGCCCGCAGGTCCCCGCCGGCTGA
- a CDS encoding acyl-CoA thioesterase has protein sequence MTRLHVPVATRWSDLDAYQHVNNVEMFRLLEEARITAFWRHDPDEVGEDWPTAILETGPHASSHTFVASQQIEYLRPLGFTRTPMRVELWLGSIGGASLQVCYEVHDGTPGGYPRTGPASGGEPYVRAATWIVVVDAATGRPRRVTDVERAAWHEFEEPPATFRR, from the coding sequence GTGACCCGACTCCACGTGCCCGTCGCGACCCGCTGGTCCGACCTCGACGCGTACCAGCACGTCAACAACGTCGAGATGTTCCGGCTCCTGGAGGAGGCCCGGATCACGGCGTTCTGGCGGCACGACCCCGACGAGGTGGGGGAGGACTGGCCGACCGCCATCCTCGAGACCGGCCCGCACGCCTCGAGCCACACGTTCGTGGCGAGCCAGCAGATCGAGTACCTGCGCCCGCTGGGCTTCACGCGCACGCCGATGCGCGTCGAGCTGTGGCTGGGCTCCATCGGCGGCGCCTCGCTCCAGGTCTGCTACGAGGTGCACGACGGCACCCCGGGCGGCTACCCGCGCACCGGCCCGGCGTCGGGCGGCGAGCCGTACGTCCGGGCGGCCACGTGGATCGTCGTCGTCGATGCCGCCACGGGGCGGCCCCGCCGCGTCACCGACGTGGAGCGGGCCGCCTGGCACGAGTTCGAGGAGCCCCCGGCGACGTTCCGTCGCTGA
- a CDS encoding DNA topoisomerase IB yields the protein MSRLRRVSASEPGFGRRRAGRGWTYLDVGGAPLRDEDALARCRRLAIPPAWRDVWICPYPNGHLQAFGRDEAGRGQYLYHEDWTARRRRRKHDHVLEVGVRLPGARRRVTRALAEPGMGSEKVLALAFRLLDLAYFRAGGEVYAAKHQSYGLATIRKEHAVVSRDGTVRFRYPAKSGQVRDVVVDDPVVAGLVAVLKRRRGGTDLLAWRDGDGAWHDVTSADVQTAVKEQLGPDATPKDFRTWHATVLAARALADAGPAPRSARARRHGVAEVVRDVAEDLGNTPAVARASYIDPRLVDLWAHGETIGPTRTHAAAERAVLRLLGP from the coding sequence ATGTCCCGTCTGCGCCGCGTCTCCGCCTCGGAGCCGGGGTTCGGGCGGCGTCGCGCGGGCCGCGGCTGGACGTACCTCGACGTCGGCGGCGCCCCGCTGCGCGACGAGGACGCGCTGGCACGCTGCCGCCGGCTGGCGATCCCCCCGGCGTGGCGGGACGTGTGGATCTGCCCATACCCGAACGGCCACCTCCAGGCGTTCGGGCGCGACGAGGCCGGACGCGGCCAGTACCTGTACCACGAGGACTGGACCGCGCGGCGCCGGCGCCGCAAGCACGACCACGTGCTCGAGGTCGGCGTGCGGCTGCCCGGCGCCCGGCGCCGCGTCACCCGAGCGCTCGCCGAACCCGGGATGGGGTCCGAGAAGGTGCTGGCCCTCGCGTTCCGCCTGCTCGACCTCGCGTACTTCCGCGCGGGCGGCGAGGTCTACGCCGCCAAGCACCAGAGCTACGGCCTGGCGACCATCCGCAAGGAGCACGCGGTGGTGAGCCGGGACGGGACCGTCCGGTTCCGGTATCCCGCCAAGAGCGGGCAGGTGCGCGACGTCGTGGTGGACGACCCGGTGGTCGCCGGGCTCGTCGCGGTGCTCAAGCGGCGCCGCGGCGGCACCGACCTGCTCGCGTGGCGCGACGGCGACGGCGCGTGGCACGACGTGACCAGCGCCGACGTGCAGACGGCCGTCAAGGAGCAGCTCGGACCCGACGCGACGCCCAAGGACTTCCGCACCTGGCACGCGACGGTGCTCGCGGCGAGGGCGCTCGCGGACGCCGGACCCGCACCGCGCTCGGCCCGCGCGCGCCGGCACGGCGTCGCCGAGGTGGTGCGCGACGTCGCCGAGGACCTGGGCAACACCCCGGCCGTGGCGCGGGCGTCCTACATCGACCCCCGCCTGGTGGACCTGTGGGCGCACGGCGAGACGATCGGGCCGACCCGCACGCACGCGGCCGCCGAGCGTGCCGTGCTGCGGCTGCTCGGCCCGTGA
- a CDS encoding acyl-CoA thioesterase produces the protein MTSLHLVKPADETPSALERLLAVLDLHEVEGWGPRGEDDLWRGGTMPALGNRVYGGQVLAQAIVACGRTVDPARAPHSMHAYFLREGALDVPIDFAVERLRDGNSFSARRTHAIQHGKPILTLTVSFQEDQPGYDYQRSAPDDVPAPEDVRSAFDELGPIDHPAARWWSHDSAFELAHVGGSLFLGPDTTRSDRQMVWVRARHAVGSDDPLLHRALLAYACDQVMLEPVLRRAGKTWLDVGAGVPMASLDHAMWWHRDARVDDWLLFVQEAPTAQGGRALGFARVYTRDGVLVASIAQEGMIRLPA, from the coding sequence GTGACCTCCCTGCACCTGGTGAAGCCCGCCGACGAGACCCCCTCCGCCCTCGAGCGGCTCCTCGCCGTGCTCGACCTGCACGAGGTCGAGGGCTGGGGCCCGCGCGGCGAGGACGACCTGTGGCGCGGCGGCACCATGCCCGCCCTCGGCAACCGCGTCTACGGCGGCCAGGTGCTCGCGCAGGCGATCGTCGCGTGCGGCCGGACCGTCGACCCCGCCCGGGCACCGCACTCGATGCACGCCTACTTCCTGCGCGAGGGCGCCCTGGACGTGCCGATCGACTTCGCCGTCGAGCGGCTGCGCGACGGCAACTCGTTCAGCGCCCGGCGTACGCACGCGATCCAGCACGGCAAGCCGATCCTGACGCTCACGGTCTCCTTCCAGGAGGACCAGCCGGGCTACGACTACCAGCGCTCGGCGCCGGACGACGTGCCCGCGCCCGAGGACGTGCGCAGCGCGTTCGACGAGCTCGGGCCCATCGACCACCCGGCCGCGCGCTGGTGGTCGCACGACTCCGCGTTCGAGCTCGCGCACGTGGGCGGCTCGCTCTTCCTGGGTCCGGACACGACACGGTCGGACCGGCAGATGGTGTGGGTGCGGGCGCGCCACGCGGTCGGCTCGGACGACCCGCTGCTGCACCGCGCGCTCCTCGCGTACGCGTGCGACCAGGTGATGCTCGAGCCGGTGCTGCGCCGGGCGGGCAAGACGTGGCTCGACGTCGGCGCGGGCGTGCCCATGGCCAGCCTCGACCACGCCATGTGGTGGCACCGCGACGCCCGGGTGGACGACTGGCTGCTGTTCGTCCAGGAGGCACCGACGGCGCAGGGTGGTCGCGCGCTCGGGTTCGCGCGCGTCTACACGCGCGACGGGGTGCTGGTGGCGTCGATCGCCCAGGAGGGCATGATCCGGCTGCCCGCCTGA
- a CDS encoding globin, translated as MIPGSFYDAVGGHATFVALVDRFYAGVADDDVLRAMYPEEDLGPAKERLTLFLEQYWGGPTTYSQERGHPRLRMRHAPFKVNPDARDRWLAHMRDAVDSLGLAPLHEAQLWDYLERAAHSMINTFEE; from the coding sequence GTGATTCCTGGCTCGTTCTATGACGCCGTCGGCGGCCACGCCACCTTCGTGGCGCTGGTGGACCGGTTCTACGCGGGGGTGGCGGACGACGACGTGCTCCGCGCGATGTACCCCGAGGAGGACCTCGGCCCCGCCAAGGAGCGCCTCACGCTGTTCCTCGAGCAGTACTGGGGCGGCCCGACGACGTACTCCCAGGAGCGCGGCCACCCCCGGCTGCGCATGCGGCACGCGCCCTTCAAGGTGAACCCCGACGCCCGCGACCGGTGGCTGGCGCACATGCGCGACGCCGTCGACTCGCTCGGGCTGGCGCCGCTGCACGAGGCACAGCTGTGGGACTACCTGGAGCGGGCCGCCCACTCCATGATCAACACCTTCGAGGAGTGA
- a CDS encoding glucose PTS transporter subunit EIIB codes for MTKADQILAALGGTTNIVELEPCITRLRVQVTDPALVDEPRLKQSGAFGVVRSGRVIQVIVGPEADDLAAEMDTLRA; via the coding sequence ATGACGAAGGCTGACCAGATCCTCGCGGCGCTCGGCGGCACCACGAACATCGTGGAGCTCGAGCCGTGCATCACGCGGCTGCGCGTGCAGGTCACAGATCCCGCACTGGTCGACGAGCCGCGGCTCAAGCAGTCCGGCGCCTTCGGCGTCGTGCGCTCCGGCCGGGTCATCCAGGTGATCGTCGGCCCGGAGGCCGACGACCTCGCGGCGGAGATGGACACGCTGCGCGCCTAG